Part of the Bifidobacterium crudilactis genome is shown below.
CGGCGGCACACGGTGACCTCAAATCCGAGAACATCTATCGGCAGCGGGACATCACCGACAATATGCTCTGCCTGTGGGGAGGCATCGAAGATTCGCCTCTGGACCCTGTGCTCAAAGCCTTCCTGTTCATCGGCAAGTACCTTGAGCGAGTCGACCTGTATACGCGTTTCGGATTGCCGGCCCAACGTCTGGGCCCGCCGCTGAAAAAGCTTTCCGCTTATGCGGCGATGCTTGATGCCCTGCCCCTGCCTCAATGTTTGGCGGCGGGGGCGAGGCAGCTGTTGGCGCAGTTGCCGGCTCGCGGGTATGACGGTCTCGCGGAGCGGATTCAGGAGTTCCTCAACGAGTTCGATGGTCGTGTGCTCGACATGGATGCGGGTAGAAACAGCGTGCTGAACGCCATGAACATGGACGCTCGTCGTCCATAGGAGGTGGTTCGACGGTGAAATCCGCATTTGTGTAGGGATGCCTCATGTTCCTGACGGCGCGTGCGAGGGAGAATGGCGGAATTTCGGTCTCGGCGTCTGTTGGCAACTCGGCGTCTCATCGCAAATCCCTACACAAACGTGGATGCCTGGTGGATGTCTGGTGCTGAGGCCATACCGGAGGTTAGGCTAGCCGATGAAGGAATCCGTCATGTTCTCCGCTACAGTTGGATGAGTCATATGATTGCGGCGTTGCAATGAACGCGACGGTGATGCAGGTTGGCGACAACCGTTGATTGGGAAACAGAGGGACTGTGAAGAAACTGGTTTTTGATTATGCGATGAAGTTGAGCTTCAGTGCACCAGTGACCGACCATCGCTTTCAGTTGCGTTGCGTGCCCGCATCAGGGCCACGTCAGCAGGTGGTGGATGTCAAGGTTCGGGTATCGCCCGAAACGACGCTGGAGAGTCAGGCCGATGCCTTCGATTCCGTGGTCATGACCGGTTACATACCCCAGCCACACGATTCCTTCGAGTATTCGGTCACCGGCATCGCCTTCGTCGACAATGACCACACCAAACCGGAGGAATACAAACCGCTGTATCGCTTCGATTCCGCCCTGACGATTCCCGGCCCGAGCATTCTTGCCTTGATTGAGCGTTGTCGGGCCGATATCGCCGGCGCCGAAGCACCGGTGATGTCGGAAAGCGCTTTGGATGCTGCCGGTTCCGTGGACGTTGCCGGTGCCGATGCTTCGCAGGGGCAGGGCGATGCTGTCGAGTCCGCGTTAGGACGACGCAGGTCTCAGGATTCTTCCGTGGTTGATGACGCGAAACTCGTGATGCAGCGGGTTTTCGAGGCCTTCACCTACACGCCTGGACTGACGACCATCCGCACCACCGCCGAAGAGGCTTTGACCCAGGGCAAGGGTGTCTGCCAGGATTACGCGCACGCCATGCTGGCGGCCTGCCGTCACCTGGGCATGCCCGCACGGTACATCGCAGGTCTGCTTGGTGGCGAGGGAGCTACGCACGCCTGGGTCGAAGTATATGACCATGACCGTTGGGTCGGACTTGACCCGACGCATAATCGACTGGTCAATGATGAATACATCACCATCGCACATGGACGGGATTATCGTGACTGCATGCTCGACATCGGCATCTTTTCGGGGGCCAATGTCACGCAGGAACAATGGGTGAACGCCTCCGTGCACGAACAGCGAGCCTGAGCGCTCTTCTTCATCTCTCGATACACGAAACTGTGCGGTATGGCATGTGCAGCGTGTGTTTTCGGCGTGTCACGTGCCATACTGCACAGTTTCGCGCCTCTAGGGGCGGAGATGCAAGGATGCTGTGTGTCGGGTGCCGTCGGTGTCGTAATGCTGTGGCATAATGGACAAGTTGCTTTTCCGAGGGTTGCTCCACCTGGCCGCTGTATGGCGGTTACGGTGTTCAGGAGTGAATGATTTCGGTAGGCGACGATGGTTGAGTGTCCGAGCGGTCTAAGGAGCACGCCTCGAAAGCGTGTGAGGGTAACACCCTCCGAGAGTTCGAATCTCTCCTCAACCGCAGACAAGGCTCCGGGTCCGCGCCCGGGGCCTTTTTCGTTGGAAAGGGCGAATGAGATAACTGCACTAAAAGGACAGCTTTACAGAGGAACTATCAACAAAAAGCTGTCCTTTTAGTGCAGTTATCTCCTACGACGCTGTGATACTGTGAAACGGAGAGCTTCCCAAAGGTGTCCTATACCCTAGGACTCGTTGAACGGTCGTCAGAGCGTTCGGCAACCATTGGGTGCCAGGCTACCGGCTTCGTGCTCGGTAGCCTTTCCTATAGGGAACGGGATGCGGCCATGAACGACGGGGTCATGAACAACGGGGTCATGAACGATGCGTCAGACCCCATGGTTGGCGACATTACGCGTGATGACGCAGCTACCATCCCATCAGAGCCCTCCGGCACGGGGCTGCGAACGCGGCATATGAAGCCGCCTTTATCCCTGGCACAGCAGAGAGAGCGGCTGGCCTCGCACAACATCAGCTTTGACGGGTATACGGACCGCGAGGTAGAAGGTATCCTCGCTCGCATCAACTATTATCGGATCACCGGATACGCCTTGCAGTACCGCGTCAGGCCCGACCGCCATTGGTGCGAGGACGGCACCCAATTCGCTGACATCATGAGCATCTACCAGTTTGATGAGGAGCTGCGCTTTCTGCTGCTTCGCTACCTTGAGCCGGTTGAGGTCAAGCTGAGAGCGGTCGTCTCCCATGTGTTCACTGCGGCGCACTGCAGCGAAAGTCCGCACGACCAGCACACCAAAGCGGAGTTTTACTATCGCAAACGTGACGCGCTCGCCATCATCCAAGCGTACTCCCACGAGGACGAAAGGGACCAGAGCACTCCGTGGTCGCATAAGCATCCAAGGCATCGTGAGACGGCACCCTTGTGGGTGATGGTCGAAACCATGCCTTTCTCGCGGCTTGTCAGGTATTACCAGTGTTTGAAACGACAGGACAGACAGGCAGTGGCAAAGGAGTTCAACACTACGGCCGATAATCTGCAGAACGCCTTGCTGTGCATCGTGAGGCTTCGCAACAAAAGCGCACACGGGAATCGGATATACAACACCGTGAATCTCAGGAAGGCCAGACTGGTTCGCAGCGAGGTGAAACGACTTGTGGATGCACAGTCGGTTTTTGCCTATCTGATTCTTTTGGGCTGTTATCAGCCGACCTTGCATCAGCGCAGACGGTTCGCCACGGACTTCTGGGAGCTGCTGTCACGATACGACCCACACGTCGTGAGACCAGACTTGTTGGGAATTCCCGCCTCGGGAGGTCGGCATCTTCTCCGTTGACCCCATTGACTGACGCCAATGCGCGATAATCACCTACAGATTCTTCGTCAGAGAGATAACTGCACTAAAAGGACAGCTTTTCGGGAACAGTATTACCATATTGCTGTACTTTTAGCGCAGTTATCTCTTGACGAAGATTTGACGGTCCTGTCAGGACCTTGCGGGTGTCAGGACCGCTGCGCGGAATGCGGGGAATCCCAGGGCGAAAGCCGTCGCCGCGCGTGAGGCCGTTATGCGGGCCGCCACGGTCAGGGCCTGAATGCTGTCCTCTGCATTGCGGTTGCTCGATGATGCACTGGTGCTGGTGCTGGTGCTGTTGCTTGAACTTGAACTTGCGCTAGCACTCGGATCATCCCCGTCCGTATCGTTTTCACTTGAACTCCTGGTGGCGGTCATCGCTTCAACAATCGCCCTGGCGGTATCCATCTCAATCTGGCCACTGGTGGTAGTGCTCAACCCGGTTACGGGGTCGGTGATGGTGGCCGGATGCGCAAGCAGCTGCTGCACCGCATATACCTTCTCGCGAGGGTCTCTCGTCTCGGGGTGCAAGGAGACCAGAGACTGCGCAAGGGCTTTGTGATTATCGCTCAGCCGCAGAGAATCGCTCGAAGCGCCACTGCGCGACGCCAGCACTTCGATGCCGAACCCGGCGCGATCCTCCGCCAAGGCAATTGCGGACGCTTCAGACGATGAGAGATGACTGCCCGCAATCGCGTCCGAAGGCACGGCAGCAATGGCATCCGAGAACGGGGAAGTGCCTTCGATTCGACTCAGAGCGTACAAGGCCAAAGCGCTGTTCATCGAGCCCTCCGCAAAGCGACCCGTGCAATTGGCGGCCACCGCGATCCAATGTTCACTCGCGGAACGGCTTGCCTGAGACCGTTGCACGCTACTGATTGCAGTATCGAAGGCGACCCGATCCTGTTGCGCACCCTGATACGCCACTTCGCAAGGGCTGAGCTCGGTTTCCTGTTCGGCGCGTCCTTCGACCCTTGCCAGTGCCGAATCCGCAGGACTGCACGACGAGGTCACCAGGACGACCAATCCCACGAATCCAGCAATCACACCCCGTGCAATGCCGCGATGAGGTCGATGTGGAGCTGCGAGCTGAATGGAGTCCCATACTGTCTGCATGAATCGTTAGAGTAGTATGCGACGCAGACCATGCCGGTGGGATGTCCGGCACACAATAACTTCATAGGAGGTCTTGAAATGGAATTAGACCTGGCGGGCATGCACCAGTTGGTGGCAGAGCAGGGAATTGACGCAGAGACCTTGGATGGTGCGCTCGCAGAAGCGTTGCGTATGGCTTATCTTAAAACACCTCATGCGGCGAAGCACGCAAGAGTGGTGATTGACAACAGGGCAGGAAGCTTCACGGTCTGGGCTCGTGACGAGACCAGGCAGGAGCCCACCGAGGACGATCCGCACCCCATGCCGGAACTCGGCGAAGAATATGACGACACACCAAAGGACTTCGGGCGTCTTGCCGCCGCGACGGCACGTCAGGTCATCGGGCAGCTGTTCCGCAGCGCCGAGGACGAGAAGATTTTCGGTGCTTTCTCGGGGCAAAAAGGTCGTCTGATTACCGGCGTCGTTCAACAGGATGTGAACGACACGAACAACGTTCACGTATCCGTCGGCGAGGTGGAAGCCCTGCTTCCGCGTCGTGAGCAGGTGCCCGGCGAGCGTTACAAGCACGGTGAGCGTCTGCGCGTATACGTGGTCAATGTCGCCCGTGGACTGAAAGGGCCTGAAATCATCGTTTCGCGCTCTCACCCTGAGCTGGTGCGTCGTCTGTTCGAGCGTGAGGTTCCCGAGCTCGTTTCGGGGGCTGTGTCGATTATGGCCATCGCACGCGAGGCCGGAGCACGCAGCAAAATCGCCGTGCGGGCGAACGCCGATGGCGTGAATCCCAAGGGTGCGTTGATCGGCCCCGGTGGTGCAAGGGTTCGTGCGGTTATGGAGAACCTTGGTCCGGAGAAAATCGACATCGTCGATTGGTCGGCGGACCCGGCGACCTTCGTTGCCGCCGCTCTCTCGCCTGCAGTCGCGACCGAGGTGAATGTAATCAGCGAGAAGAACAAGACCGCAATCGCGTTCATCCATGACGACCAGCTCTCTCTGGCGATCGGTAAGGAAGGGCAGAATGCCCGTCTGTCGGCCAAGCTCACCGGTTGGAAGATTGGTATAGAGTCCGCGGAAGCGCATGCCAAGGCGCTTCAGGAGGCAGCTGCGAAGCAACCGGCGGAGCCGTCAGACGATGCCGATACAAGCGCGAAGGAACCGTCGACACCGGAAGCAACATCACCGGCTCCGACGTCTTCCTCTGAGAACGAAGCACGCTAGTCACACACATCCATAGACACGAGTATGCTTGAGACTCGGAATCCAAGCTTCAGTCAACTATGCCTGGAATACCAAACAGCATAAGAGCCGAAGCAAGGCACAGAGACGAGGTAACACGACCATGGTCGCACGATGAGACAGGATATGTTCGCCGTCACCGAAGAATGACTACGCCAACAATGCGCGTGGTCTGGATAGGAGAAATTGGTGCCCAAAGCACGCGTATACGAGTTAGCCAAGGAACTTGGCGTAGATAGTAAGACCGTCCTTGAAAAGCTCAAGGACATGGGTGAGTTCGTGAAATCGGCCTCATCGACAGTTGAGGCTCCTGTGGTGCGCAAGCTGAAAAACGCTTTCCCACAGTCGCAGCCGAACGGTCAAAACGCATCCAAGCAGGATGCTCCCCACAGCACAGCACATTCCACAACGCACGGTACGACGCGTGGCGCAACCGCTTCACGCGAAGCACAGCATATGCCTCGTGACCCGCGCACTTCGGCGCCGGGCTCGGCCTCACCGCGTCCGCAAGGCGATGCACGTCCGACGGCTCCCTCAACCAAGAGTGCCGAACGTTCAGCCTCCAAGCCGCAGAATCAGAGCAAACCGGGTCAGCATACCGAAGCGACGGCTCAGTCGTCATCGGCTGCCCCGACTCCTCACGCGCCAAGGCCACAGCAGCACAATGAGCAAAGAAACCAGGATGCTCAACGACGTAATGCCCACGGACAGCAGTCCAGAGGACCGCGTCCAGGCGGAGCATCGAAACCGGCACCGCATAATCCTCGACAGCAGGGCGGCAACGGCAATGCGGCGACACCTCGCGGGCATGCCGCGGGTTCGCCCCGTCCAGGCAACAATCCCTTCAGCCGCCGTCAGGGCATGAGCACTCCGACCCCAGGTGATATTCCAAGGCCACACCCAATGGCACGCCCGACCGTCAACGACGGTCGTGGAGGTCGCGGTGGAAGGCCAGGAGCCAATGGTCGTCCGGGTCAGCGCGGAGGTCGTCCGGGTCAGGGCGGCGGTGCAAAGCCAGGGCAGTGGGGACACTCCCGTCCGGGTCAGAGCGGCGGCAACAACCAAGGCCATTCAGGTAACCGATTCGGAGCCGGTGCAGGAACCGGAGCACCTTCAGGCAACGGTCCAACAGGGGGTCGCCCAGGGCGCGGCCGCGGAGGCGCAGCAGGTGCTTTCGGACGTCAGGGAGGCAAATCCTCCAAGGCTCGTAAGAACCGTCTGGCGAAGCGTCATGATTTTGAGGAGATCAAAGCACCGGTCATCGGTGGTGTCCGCATCCCCGCAGGTAACGGTCAGACCGTGAAGCTGCGCCAGGGCGCGACGCTCTCCGATCTTGCCGAGAAGATCAACGTCAATCCTGCTGCACTGGTCACCGTGCTCTTCCACCTGGGAGAGATGGCGACAGCCACGCAGTCGCTGGATGAGGCGACCTTCCAGATCCTCGGCGAGGAAATCAACTGGAACATCAAGATCGTTTCGGCCGAAGAGGAAGACAAGGAGCTCCTTCAGGAGTTCGACATCAACCTTCAGGAAGAGGAGGACGGGCAGGAGGACGAGAACCTCAAGCCACGTCCGCCAGTGGTCACGGTCATGGGCCATGTCGATCACGGTAAGACCCGACTGCTCGACACGATTCGCAAGACGAACACTTCGGCGCATGAGGCCGGTGGCATCACCCAGCGCATCGGCGCTTACCAGGTCAGCGTGGAGCACGAGGGCTCGGAGCGTAAGCTCACCTTCCTCGATACCCCTGGGCACGAAGCCTTCACCGCCATGCGTGCGCGTGGTGCCGAACTTACGGACATCGCGATTCTGGTGGTCGCGGCGGATGACGGCGTGATGCCGCAGACCGTTGAAGCCATCAACCACTCGCAGGCCGCAGGCGTGCCTATCGTGGTCGCTGTCAACAAGATTGATGTGCCCGGTGCCAATCCGGAGAAGGTCCGTGGTCAGCTCACGGAATTCGGTCTGGTTCCCGAGGAATACGGTGGCGACACCATGTTCGTGGATATTTCCGCCAAGCTCGGCACCAACGTGGACAAGCTTCTCGAAGCTGTGCTGCTGACCGCCGATGCCGCGCTCGATCTGCGGGCGAACCCCGACATGGATGCGCGAGGCGCGACGGTCGAGGCACGACTGGACAAGGGTCGTGGAGCCGTGGCGACTGTGCTCGTCCAGCAGGGAACCCTGCACGTCGGCGATGCCATCGTGGCCGGAACCTCATACGGACGTGTTCGTGCCATGCTCGACGAGAACAGCAAGCAGATGAATGAGGCAAAGCCTTCGACACCTGTTGCCGTGCTCGGTCTGACTTCGGTGCCCACAGCAGGAGATCTGTTCCTCGTGGCGCCGGATGACCGCACCGCCCGTCAGATCGCCGAAAAGCGTCAGGCCACAGAACGCGCAGCATTGCTGGCCAAGCGTCGCAAGGTCGTCTCCTTGGAAAGCCTCAAGGAGCAGTTCGCCAAGTCCGAGATCGACATGCTCAACATCGTCATCAAGGGCGAATCCTCCGGTTCCGTCGAGGCGCTGGAAGATTCCCTGATGAAGATCGAGGTCGCCGACGAGGTCGGTATCCAGGTCATTCACCGCGGTGTCGGTGCCATCACGCAGAACGATGTCAACTTGGCCACGGTCGACAAGGCCGTCATCATCGGCTTCAATGTGCGCCCGAACCGTCAGGTCCAGGAGCTCGCCGATCGCGAAGGCGTGGAGATCAAGTACTACTCGGTCATCTACAATGCCATCGAGGATGTTGAGGCATCGCTCAAGGGTATGCTCAAGCCTGAGTATGAAGAGGTCACCACCTCCCATTCGGAGATTCGTGAAATCTTCCGTTCCTCCAAGTTCGGCAACATCGCGGGCGTCAAGGTCGAGGATGGTACGGTCAAGCGCGGCACCAAGGCACGCATCATGCGTGACGGTGTGGTCACCGTCAACGATCTTGAGATATCCTCGCTTCGTCGTTTCAAGGATGACGTCAACGAAATCAAGGAAGGCTACGAGGCTGGTATCAACCTCGGTTCCTTCAACGACATTCAGATTGGCGACATCATCGAGACCTTCGAGATGCAGGAAGTCGAACGCAAGGCCTGAACCGGTCCGGTGATCGTCTAACAGTCTCATGTAAGAGACGATAACTGCACTAAAAGGACAGCAATCTGGTAATGATTTCTCCTGAAAGCTGTCCTTTTAGTGCAGTTATCGTTTTGGGGCCTTAAGGGATTGTTGAGCCGGCAAGGCGATTTCATGGATGGACCATGGGAATTCCGGGCATCCAGTTCGGCGAGACTCGGCGATACTTGGAGTATGAACAACAATCCCTACGCAAAGGTCATCGACGCGAGCTGAACGTGCATGAATATGGATACAATGGCGGTCAGCTAATGAAGGATGGAACTTATGGCAGGAACAAACCCCCGCGCGGTACGCATTGCCGCGCTGATACAACGCGTGATCGCATCATCGGTCGAAGGGCATCTGCATGATGCACGCCTGAGCAATGTGACGATTACGGAGGTACGCGTCACCAACGATCTGCAAATCGCCAACGTGTATTGGACGCAGCTCGGTAGGGAAGGTCACGAAGAGGGAGAGCGCAAACGCGCTCAGCAGGCCCTGAACCAGGCCAGAGGAAGGTTGCGCACGCTTGTCGGTTCGAAGGCCGGTCTCCGCTTGACGCCGCAACTGCGCTTCATCTATGACGAAGTGCCAGGAGAGGCGACCGAAATCGAAGACATTCTCACGGTCACCAGACGCAGGGATGCCGAATTGGCCCGTCTGCGCGAGAACGCCAGCTTCGCGGGCGAAGCCGACCCGTACAGGCATGACGATGGCCCCGAGCAGGAAAGCCAGGCAGCTGACAGTGATTTCGCTGAAGATGCCGATGATGCTGCTCACAGCGAGCCTGCCGATATCGCCGACAACCTCCAACAATCTGGACAAGACAGCGCTTCGCGGTCAGAAGACCAGGAGGCATCGTCTTCCGACGCGGGCCACGGTACCGATGGGAAATAGCGCCGCACCGAAGTCGGGCGTATTCATCGCGGACAAGCCCCAAGGTGTGACGAGTCACGACGTAGTCGCGGCATTCCGCGCCGCGCTGCACATGAAGCGCGTCGGCCATGCCGGCACGCTCGACCCTATGGCGACCGGTGTGCTCATCGTTGGCTTCGGTCATGCCACACGGCTGTTGAACTACATCAGCGGTCATGACAAAAGCTACCGCGCGACGATACGGCTCGGCATCGGGACCACAACCGATGATGCCGAGGGGGAGTACCGCGAGTATGACGGAGCCCGAACGGATGGGGAGGCTGCTCGGGAAACATCCTCGCCCTTGACGGTATCCGACCTCACGCTTACCCGTCTCGACGACCTCGTTCAGCGCCATCTCACCGGAGAGATAGAGCAGGTGCCCAGCTCGTATTCTGCGGTGAAGGTGCATGGGGTGAAGGCCTATGACCTCGCCAGAGCGGGACAACCGGTCGAATTGAAGGCGCGTACCGTCGTCATCAGTTCATTCGTGCTCAGTAACCTTCGAAGCTCGCAGCTCGTGCTCCAGGATGGCTCGCACCGTGACGTGGTGGATGTCGATGCTGAAGTGAGCTGTTCCAGCGGGACCTATATCCGTGCTTTGGCACGCGACCTGGGCGCGATGCTGGGTGCTGGAGGCCACTTGACAAGCTTGCGTCGCACGCGCATAGGCGCCTTCGACCTTGCCGACCCTCGAATCTGCCAGAGTGCTCGTTCCCTCACCTGCGGAGAGAAAACCTTCACGAACAGGCAGGGAGAGACGGTGACGAAGCACCGTGCGATGTTCCCGAGTACGGAGAATCTGTGGGATGACGCCTTCGATGAGGTGGAGGCTGCCCGCCTGTCGATGCCGTGCGTGGAGATTTCCGAAGAGCAGGCGCAGGATTGCCGGTATGGCAGAAGCATCGCCGTCGGTGTGGAATCCGCCACTGCGGCCATCGAAACCCTGGATGATGGGAGCCAGCGTCTGTGCGCGATTCTGGAATCCGAGAAGACGGGGCAGTCCCATCCGGTCGCAGTGTTTCCGCTCGAGGATTAGCTTTTCGTCCGGCGGTAGATTCAGCGGTAGATTCAGCATGGTGCGTATGTTCTGAGACTGTGCAAACAAGCATGCTCGGCGTGGTAAAACCACGGCTAGACGTGCCTGATTGCACAGTTTTGTGAATGGGCTATTCCACTTTGCGCTTCTCGTTGCTTCCCCTCATGGAATGCGATTACAGTAGTCCGGGGTGGTTTCGCAATCGCGGATACGCGCTCTGTCTGGAATGCCTGGACAGTGAACACATGATTACGGATGGTATTGGATGAAGATCAGCAGACTTGTTCCTGATGACAGCGGCATCGTCACATGGCCCACGCTTAGCGTTTCCAAGAAATCGGTCGTCACTGTCGGCGTGTTCGACGGGATGCATCTGGGCCATCAGGCCTTGCTGAAGCGTGTCAAGACCTTGGCGGCGGAGCAGGATGCGTTTTCGGTGGTTATCATGTTCGACCCGCGCCCTGGCGTGATACATCAATACGCCTTAAGCCATGACGGTGCCGAGCCCAGGAAGGGGGAGTCGCTGGAGGACCCTCTCGAATTGATGGGAATCGACGAACGGGTCAGACTCATGCGGCAGATTGGCATAGACCAGGTGTTCATCATAGGGTACAGTCTGGCTTTTGCCGCGAAATCGTACCGTTTCTTCCTCGGGCAACTCGTCGGCAAACTTGGTATGCGTACCTTGGTGTTGGGCGCTGATGCGGCGATGGGAGCCGGTCGGGCCGGAGATGTGAAATCCATACAGACGCTTGCCGAAGCCACGGGAGTCTTCGAACTCGATGTGATGGATGATCTTGGTCCCGGATACACGCGGGTTCCTGCTCGCATAGTATCTCAACAGCCGAAGGAAGAGGGAGAACCGACCGACCCGACAGCGACGATGACGAAGGCGGAGCTGCGAGCCTGGAGCAAGGCGCACAACGCGCGCAGGCTCCGCGTCTGGAGTTCGACGAATGTGCGGTATCTGCTGTCCCAGGGCAGGATAGCGGATGCGAACGCCATTCTGGGGCATGTGCACAGCATCGACGGTATGGTGGTTCATGGTGAGCAGCGCGGACGGACCCTGGGTTTCCCGACCGCGAATATGGATGTGAACACGGAAGGATACGTTCCTGCGGACGGCGTGTACGCGGGATGGCTGGTCGATTTGGGGGAGAAGGCCGAGACCTCCACGGACGGTGAAGATACGAGCGGAGTTTCCGCCGCCCCCAGCGTCGAAGCCCGAGTGGCGAAGGGGTCGCCGTGGCGATGGCCTGCGGCAATTTCCATAGGTACGAAGGAAACCTATGTTGAGCAGACAGGGCTGAACCAGCGCGTTGTGGAATCGTATGCCGTGAATGATGAATGGCTCGATTTGTATGGGCATGAGCTCCGTGTCGAATTCGAGGCTTTTCTCCGGCCTCAGCGACGATTCGATTCCTCGGAGGAACTGGTCGAGCAGCTTCATAAGGATGTGCAGAGCACCAAGGAACTGACGAGTGACGAGGGTGACGCCGCAGAGTGATTATGCCGTAAATGGCTAAGATTGAGGTCGCTGCAGACTTTGGAGTTCGATAACTGCATCACAAGCACAGCAATTGGGCGAGAATTCTCGTGAAAGCTGTCCTTGTGATGTAGGTACCGTATCAGGTGGCCCCTTGCCCGTGAAAATGCGAAGAGCCCGGAATCCCTGCGGGAATCCTACCGTTGAATGCCGAGTGCATTGAGGGCCTGACGGAGGGAATCGACCTCAACCAGTTTGATATTCGGCACATGCAGGGTGTTGCCCTTGTTGCGCGACTGAGTATTGTGCGCCGCAGAACTCCTCCTCGGTTTCGGCACCACCGCCGTGGTGAATCCGAGACGCGCGGCCTCCCTCAAACGTTGCTCCAGCCTTGGAGCCGGCCGGACCTGTCCGGTGAGGGAGATTTCCCCGATTGCACACGTGTCCCGCGGTATCGTCGCGTTGACGGCGGCACTGGCCAATGCTGCGGCAATCGCCAGATCGCATGCGGGCTCTTTCGCCACGCCACCCGCGATGGTGGAGACATAGAGGTCATTGGCAAGAATCGGAACGTGCCCGTGCCTGTACAGCACGGCAACCAGCATCGCCAGGCGGTTGGCGTCGATGCCATTGACCGCCCGTCGCGGGGTCGGCAGCACGGAATTGGTGACCAGCGCCTGCACCTCGATGGGCAGGCTGCGGTGACCGTCAAGAGTGAAGGTGACGCAAGTGCCTTCGACCGGGGCATCATCCGTTGAAAGAAACAGACCGGCCGGATCGGTGACTTCCTCGATGCCTTCGCCGCTCATATCGAAGCATCCGACCTCGTCCGTCGGACCGAAGCGGTTCTTCACCGCTCTGAGCATGCGAAGCGCGGTCTGGGGGTCGCCCTCGAACTGACACACCACATCGACCAGATGTTCGAGTGTGCGAGGTCCGGCTATGGAACCGTCTTTGGTGACATGCCCGACCAGCATGACGGGGATATCTCGTGTTTTCGCCATATCGATGAGCGCGGAAGCCACCTCGCGGACCTGTGTGGAACCGCCGGGAATGCCATCGACGTCCTGTGAGGAAATGGTCTGAGCGGAGTCGACGATGACGAGTCTCGGCTGCTCTTGTTCGATAAGACCCAGAACGGTCGCGAGGTCGGTGGTTGAGGCAAGCAGCAATTCCTCAGTGACGGCGTCGACTCGAGTCGCCCGCATACGTACCTGCGACTGCGATTCCTCGCCGGATACGTAGAGCACGTCCCCCTTGTGCTCTTTTGCCACACGACCGGCGCTTTCAAGCAGCAGGGTAGATTTTCCGATGCCCGGTTCTCCTGCCACGAGAATCACCGACCCCGGGATGATGCCACCGCCGAGCACGCGGTCGAACTCCTCGAAACCGGTGGCGATGCGCGTGACGTGCTCGGAGCCCACTTTGGTGATGGGTGTCGCCACGCCTGCGGATGCGGCGGCCTTCGTCCTGACGGAGCCATTGCCCGAAGCGCTGTTGTACGAGTTCGGTCGTGCCTCGTGGAACTCCTCGATTGTGCCCCACTCACCGCATTGGGGGCAGCGCCCGAACCATTTGACTCCA
Proteins encoded:
- a CDS encoding transglutaminase family protein, whose protein sequence is MKKLVFDYAMKLSFSAPVTDHRFQLRCVPASGPRQQVVDVKVRVSPETTLESQADAFDSVVMTGYIPQPHDSFEYSVTGIAFVDNDHTKPEEYKPLYRFDSALTIPGPSILALIERCRADIAGAEAPVMSESALDAAGSVDVAGADASQGQGDAVESALGRRRSQDSSVVDDAKLVMQRVFEAFTYTPGLTTIRTTAEEALTQGKGVCQDYAHAMLAACRHLGMPARYIAGLLGGEGATHAWVEVYDHDRWVGLDPTHNRLVNDEYITIAHGRDYRDCMLDIGIFSGANVTQEQWVNASVHEQRA
- a CDS encoding Abi family protein, whose translation is MNDASDPMVGDITRDDAATIPSEPSGTGLRTRHMKPPLSLAQQRERLASHNISFDGYTDREVEGILARINYYRITGYALQYRVRPDRHWCEDGTQFADIMSIYQFDEELRFLLLRYLEPVEVKLRAVVSHVFTAAHCSESPHDQHTKAEFYYRKRDALAIIQAYSHEDERDQSTPWSHKHPRHRETAPLWVMVETMPFSRLVRYYQCLKRQDRQAVAKEFNTTADNLQNALLCIVRLRNKSAHGNRIYNTVNLRKARLVRSEVKRLVDAQSVFAYLILLGCYQPTLHQRRRFATDFWELLSRYDPHVVRPDLLGIPASGGRHLLR
- the nusA gene encoding transcription termination factor NusA, giving the protein MELDLAGMHQLVAEQGIDAETLDGALAEALRMAYLKTPHAAKHARVVIDNRAGSFTVWARDETRQEPTEDDPHPMPELGEEYDDTPKDFGRLAAATARQVIGQLFRSAEDEKIFGAFSGQKGRLITGVVQQDVNDTNNVHVSVGEVEALLPRREQVPGERYKHGERLRVYVVNVARGLKGPEIIVSRSHPELVRRLFEREVPELVSGAVSIMAIAREAGARSKIAVRANADGVNPKGALIGPGGARVRAVMENLGPEKIDIVDWSADPATFVAAALSPAVATEVNVISEKNKTAIAFIHDDQLSLAIGKEGQNARLSAKLTGWKIGIESAEAHAKALQEAAAKQPAEPSDDADTSAKEPSTPEATSPAPTSSSENEAR
- the infB gene encoding translation initiation factor IF-2 is translated as MPKARVYELAKELGVDSKTVLEKLKDMGEFVKSASSTVEAPVVRKLKNAFPQSQPNGQNASKQDAPHSTAHSTTHGTTRGATASREAQHMPRDPRTSAPGSASPRPQGDARPTAPSTKSAERSASKPQNQSKPGQHTEATAQSSSAAPTPHAPRPQQHNEQRNQDAQRRNAHGQQSRGPRPGGASKPAPHNPRQQGGNGNAATPRGHAAGSPRPGNNPFSRRQGMSTPTPGDIPRPHPMARPTVNDGRGGRGGRPGANGRPGQRGGRPGQGGGAKPGQWGHSRPGQSGGNNQGHSGNRFGAGAGTGAPSGNGPTGGRPGRGRGGAAGAFGRQGGKSSKARKNRLAKRHDFEEIKAPVIGGVRIPAGNGQTVKLRQGATLSDLAEKINVNPAALVTVLFHLGEMATATQSLDEATFQILGEEINWNIKIVSAEEEDKELLQEFDINLQEEEDGQEDENLKPRPPVVTVMGHVDHGKTRLLDTIRKTNTSAHEAGGITQRIGAYQVSVEHEGSERKLTFLDTPGHEAFTAMRARGAELTDIAILVVAADDGVMPQTVEAINHSQAAGVPIVVAVNKIDVPGANPEKVRGQLTEFGLVPEEYGGDTMFVDISAKLGTNVDKLLEAVLLTADAALDLRANPDMDARGATVEARLDKGRGAVATVLVQQGTLHVGDAIVAGTSYGRVRAMLDENSKQMNEAKPSTPVAVLGLTSVPTAGDLFLVAPDDRTARQIAEKRQATERAALLAKRRKVVSLESLKEQFAKSEIDMLNIVIKGESSGSVEALEDSLMKIEVADEVGIQVIHRGVGAITQNDVNLATVDKAVIIGFNVRPNRQVQELADREGVEIKYYSVIYNAIEDVEASLKGMLKPEYEEVTTSHSEIREIFRSSKFGNIAGVKVEDGTVKRGTKARIMRDGVVTVNDLEISSLRRFKDDVNEIKEGYEAGINLGSFNDIQIGDIIETFEMQEVERKA